A single region of the Malus sylvestris chromosome 8, drMalSylv7.2, whole genome shotgun sequence genome encodes:
- the LOC126631854 gene encoding mitogen-activated protein kinase kinase kinase 5-like → MPSSSFPLHKPCKTTTSSSPGCSSSATSSVPALKQDSGGGSSDQSPRRLTRQRKLRHLNSQDLGSTVPEKSYSSPTSPEYSTQKSRSPGRGSKSIHWSSAPAAPQPLPLPESHVTRKPEFAKDGYFGCRKVKGHTTSGSAAPSSYSSQVATTSGGSAAPASAYSNNRRGALSQDANSGGFFSNFGLNILSRKALANGVSSHPFSPQRSKTVDSYPILVAPTSPGNCSSNCHRGTPHEYETCNTSRSAPTSPAVSPRRSTPTGDFFTSFGAPHEQNQDAFPPKLSPNRPAHSPSHSPTSRSPRFNQKISNGNAFPLHSLERAESISQVSAHPLPLPPTPQQSVMQYNAEALSTSSIKGQWQKGKLIGRGTFGSVYLATNRETGALCAMKEVDLIPDDPKAAECIRQLEQEIKVLRTLKHPNIVQYYGSEMTDDHFYIYLEYVHPGSINKYVQDHIGVMTESVVRNFTRHILSGLAFLHNTKTVHRDIKGANLLVDASGVVKLADFGMAKLLNGQSYNLSLKGSPYWMAPEVIRAAMHNNADPDLALAVDIWSLGCTVIEMFNGKPPWSDFTGPQAMFKVLNTIPDIPETLSAEGKDFLQWCFRRNPMERLSASDLLEHPFVRYSPVRPFQS, encoded by the exons ATGCCTTCTTCTTCGTTTCCTCTTCACAAACCCTGCAAAACTACAACCTCCTCCTCCCCTGGTTGTTCTTCTTCTGCTACTTCCTCCGTTCCTGCTCTGAAACAGGACAGTGGTGGGGGCAGCTCCGACCAGAGCCCGCGGCGGCTCACCCGGCAGAGGAAGCTCCGCCACCTCAACAGCCAGGACCTGGGTTCTACCGTCCCTGAAAAATCTTACTCCTCGCCTACTTCTCCGGAATATTCGACCCAGAAGTCAAGATCGCCGGGTCGCGGGTCCAAGTCAATCCACTGGTCTTCTGCGCCTGCTGCTCCGCAGCCCTTGCCCCTCCCTGAATCGCACGTGACCCGGAAACCCGAATTTGCTAAAGATGGGTACTTTGGCTGCAG GAAGGTCAAAGGtcacacaacctcaggatctgCAGCGCCGAGTTCTTATTCGAGTCAAGTTGCCACAACCTCAGGAGGATCAGCAGCACCAGCTAGTGCCTATTCGAACAATCGTCGAGGGGCACTCTCCCAAGATGCTAACAGTGGTGGTTTCTTTAGTAACTTTGGTCTGAATATTCTTTCTAGGAAAGCTCTGGCGAATGGTGTATCAAGCCATCCGTTTAGCCCCCAAAGATCGAAAACGGTCGATAGTTATCCGATACTTGTTGCCCCCACTTCACCCGGTAATTGTTCAAGCAACTGCCATAGGGGAACGCCGCACGAATATGAAACTTGCAACACCAGCAGGAGTGCTCCAACAAGTCCTGCAGTTAGTCCCAGGAGATCAACTCCCACGGGGGACTTTTTTACTTCTTTTGGGGCTCCCCACGAACAAAATCAGGACGCCTTTCCTCCAAAATTATCCCCAAATAGACCTGCTCATAGCCCCAGCCATTCTCCTACATCTCGAAGTCCACGCTTCAACCAGAAAATTTCAAATGGAAATGCATTTCCTTTGCATTCTTTAGAGAGGGCTGAAAGTATTAGCCAAGTCAGTGCACACCCTTTGCCTCTGCCGCCTACACCACAGCAATCTGTCATGCAGTACAATGCAGAAGCTCTATccacatcatcaataaaaggTCAATGGCAGAAGGGAAAACTTATTGGGCGCGGCACCTTTGGTAGTGTTTATCTCGCAACCAACCG TGAAACCGGGGCCTTATGTGCAATGAAGGAAGTTGATCTCATCCCTGATGATCCTAAAGCTGCTGAATGTATAAGGCAATTGGAGCAG GAAATCAAAGTCCTCCGCACCCTAAAGCATCCAAATATTGTGCAGTATTATGGTAGTGAGATG ACCGATGATCACTTCTACATATATTTGGAATATGTTCATCCTGGATCGATTAATAAATATGTCCAAGACCATATTGGAGTTATGACAGAATCTGTAGTTCGCAATTTTACTCGCCATATCCTCTCTGGGTTGGCTTTTTTGCACAACACGAAGACAGTTCACAG GGATATAAAGGGTGCAAATTTGCTTGTTGATGCCTCAGGCGTTGTTAAACTTGCCGATTTTGGGATGGCAAAACTT CTCAATGGGCAATCGTACAATCTTTCTTTGAAGGGCAGTCCATACTGGATGGCTCCTGAG GTCATAAGGGCTGCAATGCACAACAATGCTGATCCTGATCTTGCTTTGGCTGTTGATATATGGAGCTTGGGTTGTACCGTCATTGAGATGTTCAATGGAAAACCTCCGTGGAGTGACTTTACAGGA CCTCAAGCTATGTTCAAGGTTCTAAACACCATCCCGGATATACCAGAAACATTGTCTGCAGAGGGAAAGGACTTCCTCCAATGGTGCTTCCGTAGGAACCCTATGGAGAGACTATCAGCTAGTGACCTACTTGAGCATCCGTTTGTACGATATTCACCCGTCAGACCTTTTCAATCATAA
- the LOC126631861 gene encoding uncharacterized protein LOC126631861 isoform X2 encodes MADKPSRALVLYGDGSARFVDPSHTHLHSLASKASCGFLSLPIAPPSESEGERIVREFAVLLDAYEEERGKKSVIPISERFMGMKAAIFTNNSSLKSFGTKLGLSVFQIDGFLKNSPAGAEQPVDFGASELLQLLGFQEGKAAESSQYDLVFVHVGAGEVEYLNALVGGISQIDQPGSEVSSRLHLSVVLSYGKVSENEDTNLSVSIRRDDENSNLSKLVPRQSYTVKGENPREDVRDHCPMLIAQRQYAVTRKDMAETFSFKDFKERGGNLVIPADRFLHEVAFKLWKAPKYGA; translated from the exons ATGGCCGACAAACCCAGCCGAGCTCTGGTTCTGTACGGAGATGGGTCGGCCCGGTTCGTCGACCCGTCACATACCCATCTCCACTCTCTAGCTTCCAAAGCTTCCTGTGGATTCTTGAGCCTCCCCATTGCCCCTCCCTCAG AAAGCGAGGGTGAGAGAATAGTTAGAGAGTTTGCAGTGCTGTTGGATGCgtatgaagaagaaagagggaaGAAATCCGTGATTCCCATATCAGAAAG GTTCATGGGGATGAAAGCTGCTATATTTACAAACAATTCAAGTTTGAAATCTTTTGGTACCAAACTTGGTCTCAGTGTGTTCCAAATTGACGGTTTTCTTAAAAACAGTCCAGCCGGTGCTGAACAGCCAGTTGATTTCGGGGCATCTGAATTACTTCAGCTGCTTGGATTTCAAGAAGGGAAGGCAGCAGAGTCGAGTCAGtatgatttggtttttgttcaTGTTGGGGCTGGTGAGGTGGAATATCTCAATGCTTTGGTTGGTGGTATATCACAAATAGACCAGCCTGGATCTGAGGTCAGTTCCCGCTTGCACTTGTCTGTTGTGTTGAGCTATGGGAAGGTCTCAGAAAACGAAGATACCAACTTGTCAGTCTCGATTAGAAGAGATGATGAAAACTCTAATCTTTCGAAGCTCGTTCCTCGTCAAAGTTACACCGTGAAAGGAGAGAATCCTCGGGAGGATGTTAG GGACCATTGCCCGATGTTAATTGCTCAGCGGCAATATGCCGTAACCCGCAAGGACATGGCCGAGACATTCTCGTTTAAAGACTTCAAGGAG CGTGGTGGAAATCTTGTAATACCGGCAGATAGGTTTCTGCACGAAGTGGCCTTTAAGCTCTGGAAGGCCCCCAAGTACGGAGCATGA
- the LOC126631861 gene encoding uncharacterized protein LOC126631861 isoform X3 — translation MADKPSRALVLYGDGSARFVDPSHTHLHSLASKASCGFLSLPIAPPSESEGERIVREFAVLLDAYEEERGKKSVIPISESPAGAEQPVDFGASELLQLLGFQEGKAAESSQYDLVFVHVGAGEVEYLNALVGGISQIDQPGSEVSSRLHLSVVLSYGKVSENEDTNLSVSIRRDDENSNLSKLVPRQSYTVKGENPREDVSILCVNRDHCPMLIAQRQYAVTRKDMAETFSFKDFKERGGNLVIPADRFLHEVAFKLWKAPKYGA, via the exons ATGGCCGACAAACCCAGCCGAGCTCTGGTTCTGTACGGAGATGGGTCGGCCCGGTTCGTCGACCCGTCACATACCCATCTCCACTCTCTAGCTTCCAAAGCTTCCTGTGGATTCTTGAGCCTCCCCATTGCCCCTCCCTCAG AAAGCGAGGGTGAGAGAATAGTTAGAGAGTTTGCAGTGCTGTTGGATGCgtatgaagaagaaagagggaaGAAATCCGTGATTCCCATATCAGAAAG TCCAGCCGGTGCTGAACAGCCAGTTGATTTCGGGGCATCTGAATTACTTCAGCTGCTTGGATTTCAAGAAGGGAAGGCAGCAGAGTCGAGTCAGtatgatttggtttttgttcaTGTTGGGGCTGGTGAGGTGGAATATCTCAATGCTTTGGTTGGTGGTATATCACAAATAGACCAGCCTGGATCTGAGGTCAGTTCCCGCTTGCACTTGTCTGTTGTGTTGAGCTATGGGAAGGTCTCAGAAAACGAAGATACCAACTTGTCAGTCTCGATTAGAAGAGATGATGAAAACTCTAATCTTTCGAAGCTCGTTCCTCGTCAAAGTTACACCGTGAAAGGAGAGAATCCTCGGGAGGATGTTAG CATTCTTTGTGTGAACAGGGACCATTGCCCGATGTTAATTGCTCAGCGGCAATATGCCGTAACCCGCAAGGACATGGCCGAGACATTCTCGTTTAAAGACTTCAAGGAG CGTGGTGGAAATCTTGTAATACCGGCAGATAGGTTTCTGCACGAAGTGGCCTTTAAGCTCTGGAAGGCCCCCAAGTACGGAGCATGA
- the LOC126631861 gene encoding uncharacterized protein LOC126631861 isoform X1, translating into MADKPSRALVLYGDGSARFVDPSHTHLHSLASKASCGFLSLPIAPPSESEGERIVREFAVLLDAYEEERGKKSVIPISERFMGMKAAIFTNNSSLKSFGTKLGLSVFQIDGFLKNSPAGAEQPVDFGASELLQLLGFQEGKAAESSQYDLVFVHVGAGEVEYLNALVGGISQIDQPGSEVSSRLHLSVVLSYGKVSENEDTNLSVSIRRDDENSNLSKLVPRQSYTVKGENPREDVSILCVNRDHCPMLIAQRQYAVTRKDMAETFSFKDFKERGGNLVIPADRFLHEVAFKLWKAPKYGA; encoded by the exons ATGGCCGACAAACCCAGCCGAGCTCTGGTTCTGTACGGAGATGGGTCGGCCCGGTTCGTCGACCCGTCACATACCCATCTCCACTCTCTAGCTTCCAAAGCTTCCTGTGGATTCTTGAGCCTCCCCATTGCCCCTCCCTCAG AAAGCGAGGGTGAGAGAATAGTTAGAGAGTTTGCAGTGCTGTTGGATGCgtatgaagaagaaagagggaaGAAATCCGTGATTCCCATATCAGAAAG GTTCATGGGGATGAAAGCTGCTATATTTACAAACAATTCAAGTTTGAAATCTTTTGGTACCAAACTTGGTCTCAGTGTGTTCCAAATTGACGGTTTTCTTAAAAACAGTCCAGCCGGTGCTGAACAGCCAGTTGATTTCGGGGCATCTGAATTACTTCAGCTGCTTGGATTTCAAGAAGGGAAGGCAGCAGAGTCGAGTCAGtatgatttggtttttgttcaTGTTGGGGCTGGTGAGGTGGAATATCTCAATGCTTTGGTTGGTGGTATATCACAAATAGACCAGCCTGGATCTGAGGTCAGTTCCCGCTTGCACTTGTCTGTTGTGTTGAGCTATGGGAAGGTCTCAGAAAACGAAGATACCAACTTGTCAGTCTCGATTAGAAGAGATGATGAAAACTCTAATCTTTCGAAGCTCGTTCCTCGTCAAAGTTACACCGTGAAAGGAGAGAATCCTCGGGAGGATGTTAG CATTCTTTGTGTGAACAGGGACCATTGCCCGATGTTAATTGCTCAGCGGCAATATGCCGTAACCCGCAAGGACATGGCCGAGACATTCTCGTTTAAAGACTTCAAGGAG CGTGGTGGAAATCTTGTAATACCGGCAGATAGGTTTCTGCACGAAGTGGCCTTTAAGCTCTGGAAGGCCCCCAAGTACGGAGCATGA
- the LOC126631866 gene encoding protein REVERSION-TO-ETHYLENE SENSITIVITY1-like: MRHVRFPMMELKEAYDIEHLTSTQNIEHELWPLTEIDPKKAKFPCCIVWTPLPVVSWLAPFIGHVGICREDGAILDFSGSNFVNVDDFAFGAVARYLQIDRKQCCFAANLGSHTCKHGYNHSEFGTALTWDDALQSSSRYFEHKTYNLFTCNSHSFVANCLNRLCYGGSMSWNMINVAGLVLLKGHWVGVTSVLRSFLPFVLVLALGVAMVGWLFVVALFSFSLLLLVWFILGSYCFKTLLEC; the protein is encoded by the exons ATGCGGCACGTTAGATTTCCTATGATGGAGCTGAAAGAAGCGTATGACATTGAGCATTTGACCTCTACGCAGAATATTGAGCATGAGCTGTGGCCTCTCACTGAAATTGATCCGAAGAAGGCAAAGTTTCCCTGCTGTATAGTTTGGACTCCGCTCCCGGTAGTCTCCTGGTTGGCACCATTCATCGGACATGTTGGCATTTGCAGGGAGGATGGAGCTATTTTAGATTTTTCTGGTTCCAATTTTGTGAATGTTGATGACTTTGCATTTGGTGCCGTTGCCAGATATCTCCAAATTGATCGAAAACAG TGTTGTTTTGCTGCAAATCTGGGTAGCCACACTTGCAAGCATGGGTACAATCATTCAGAGTTTGGGACTGCATTAACGTGGGATGATGCCTTGCAGTCAAGTTCGCGGTACTTTGAACACAAAACCTACAACCTCTTCACTTGCAACAGCCATTCATTTGTAGCCAATTGTCTCAATCGGCTGTGCTATGGCGGATCAATGAGTTGGAACATGATCAACGTGGCAGGCTTAGTACTGCTCAAGGGGCATTGGGTTGGTGTCACATCCGTCTTGAGGTCATTCCTCCCTTTTGTATTGGTGCTCGCTCTTGGTGTTGCCATGGTCGGATGGCTATTCGTTGTTGCGCTTTTCTCCTTCTCGCTCCTCCTTCTGGTGTGGTTTATACTGGGCAGTTATTGTTTCAAGACCTTGCTGGAGTGCTAG